The proteins below come from a single Saimiri boliviensis isolate mSaiBol1 chromosome 16, mSaiBol1.pri, whole genome shotgun sequence genomic window:
- the CBY2 gene encoding protein chibby homolog 2 isoform X3, whose protein sequence is MSPLECSECFGDQVLHRTYTWQLTLRGAAEPFLRLHNSHSPAGCARQAALPRLSRRVASQHSYPLNRFSSVPLDPMERPMSQADLELDYNPPRVQLSDEMFVFQDGRWVNENCRLQSPCFSPSASFHHKLHHKRLAKECMLQEENKSVREETKTLREETRLLLKENKFLQVFWEEHKASRGREESRAPSPLLQKDSASPEGVKKDHAALQDSTLQLLREENRALQQLLEQRQTYWAQAEDAAVPAEESKPAPSPHEEPRSPGLLQDQGSCLSSPFEEPKGPLAAQEDSKAMRTLREMVGNMSGPSGEEDAKAGPGLPDDCQPLQLLREMSQALQALREENRLLQEENRALQVLREERRGFLEENKALWENNKLKLQQKLVIDTVTEVTARMEMLIEELYAFMPARSKDPKKPSRV, encoded by the exons AGGGGCGCAGCGGAGCCCTTCCTGAGGCTCCACAACTCGCACAGCCCCGCTGGCTGCGCGCGGCAGGCCGCCCTGCCCCGGCTGAGCCGCAGGGTGGCGAGCCAGCACTCCTACCCGCTGAACCGCTTCTCCTCCGTGCCCTTAGACCCCATGGAGCGCCCCATGTCCCAGGCCGACCTGGAGCTGGACTACAACCCGCCGAGGGTGCAGCTCAGCGACGAGATGTTCGTGTTCCAGGACGGGCGCTGGGTGAACGAGAACTGCCGCCTGCAGTCTCCCTGCTTCTCCCCCTCGGCCTCCTTCCACCACAAGCTGCACCACAAGAGGCTGGCTAAGGAGTGCATGCTGCAGGAGGAGAACAAGTCTGTGCGGGAGGAGACCAAGACCCTGCGCGAGGAGACCCG GCTGCTCCTCAAGGAGAACAAATTCCTGCAGGTCTTCTGGGAGGAGCACAAGGCCTCGCGGGGCCGGGAGGAGAGCCGGGCCCCCTCGCCACTGCTGCAGAAGGACAGCGCGTCCCCGGAGGGGGTGAAGAAGGACCACGCCGCCCTGCAGGACAGCACCCTGCAGCTCCTCCGGGAGGAGAACCGCGCGCTGCAGCAGCTGCTGGAGCAGAGACAGACCTACTGGGCCCAGGCGGAGGACGCGGCCGTCCCCGCCGAGGAAAGCAAGCCCGCCCCCTCGCCCCACGAGGAGCCCCGCAGCCCCGGGCTGCTGCAGGACCAgggctcctgcctctcctccccctTTGAGGAGCCCAAAGGGCCCCTGGCCGCGCAGGAGGACTCCAAGGCGATGCGCACCCTGCGGGAGATGGTCGGTAACATGTCCGGGCCCTCCGGGGAGGAGGACGCCAAGGCGGGCCCCGGCCTGCCCGACGACTGCCAGCCCCTGCAGCTGCTGAGAGAGATGAGCCAGGCGCTGCAGGCCCTGCGCGAGGAGAACCGACTCCTGCAGGAGGAGAACAGGGCCCTGCAAGTGCTGCGGGAGGAGCGccggggcttcctggaggagaacAAGGCCCTGTGGGAGAACAACAAGCTGAAACTGCAGCAGAAGCTGGTCATCGACACCGTGACCGAGGTCACCGCGCGCATGGAGATGCTCATCGAGGAACTCTACGCCTTCATGCCAGCCAGGAGCAAGGACCCCAAGAAGCCCAGCAGGGTCTGA
- the CBY2 gene encoding protein chibby homolog 2 isoform X4, producing the protein MQPEVLKCRMEESSAERGAAEPFLRLHNSHSPAGCARQAALPRLSRRVASQHSYPLNRFSSVPLDPMERPMSQADLELDYNPPRVQLSDEMFVFQDGRWVNENCRLQSPCFSPSASFHHKLHHKRLAKECMLQEENKSVREETKTLREETRLLLKENKFLQVFWEEHKASRGREESRAPSPLLQKDSASPEGVKKDHAALQDSTLQLLREENRALQQLLEQRQTYWAQAEDAAVPAEESKPAPSPHEEPRSPGLLQDQGSCLSSPFEEPKGPLAAQEDSKAMRTLREMVGNMSGPSGEEDAKAGPGLPDDCQPLQLLREMSQALQALREENRLLQEENRALQVLREERRGFLEENKALWENNKLKLQQKLVIDTVTEVTARMEMLIEELYAFMPARSKDPKKPSRV; encoded by the exons AGGGGCGCAGCGGAGCCCTTCCTGAGGCTCCACAACTCGCACAGCCCCGCTGGCTGCGCGCGGCAGGCCGCCCTGCCCCGGCTGAGCCGCAGGGTGGCGAGCCAGCACTCCTACCCGCTGAACCGCTTCTCCTCCGTGCCCTTAGACCCCATGGAGCGCCCCATGTCCCAGGCCGACCTGGAGCTGGACTACAACCCGCCGAGGGTGCAGCTCAGCGACGAGATGTTCGTGTTCCAGGACGGGCGCTGGGTGAACGAGAACTGCCGCCTGCAGTCTCCCTGCTTCTCCCCCTCGGCCTCCTTCCACCACAAGCTGCACCACAAGAGGCTGGCTAAGGAGTGCATGCTGCAGGAGGAGAACAAGTCTGTGCGGGAGGAGACCAAGACCCTGCGCGAGGAGACCCG GCTGCTCCTCAAGGAGAACAAATTCCTGCAGGTCTTCTGGGAGGAGCACAAGGCCTCGCGGGGCCGGGAGGAGAGCCGGGCCCCCTCGCCACTGCTGCAGAAGGACAGCGCGTCCCCGGAGGGGGTGAAGAAGGACCACGCCGCCCTGCAGGACAGCACCCTGCAGCTCCTCCGGGAGGAGAACCGCGCGCTGCAGCAGCTGCTGGAGCAGAGACAGACCTACTGGGCCCAGGCGGAGGACGCGGCCGTCCCCGCCGAGGAAAGCAAGCCCGCCCCCTCGCCCCACGAGGAGCCCCGCAGCCCCGGGCTGCTGCAGGACCAgggctcctgcctctcctccccctTTGAGGAGCCCAAAGGGCCCCTGGCCGCGCAGGAGGACTCCAAGGCGATGCGCACCCTGCGGGAGATGGTCGGTAACATGTCCGGGCCCTCCGGGGAGGAGGACGCCAAGGCGGGCCCCGGCCTGCCCGACGACTGCCAGCCCCTGCAGCTGCTGAGAGAGATGAGCCAGGCGCTGCAGGCCCTGCGCGAGGAGAACCGACTCCTGCAGGAGGAGAACAGGGCCCTGCAAGTGCTGCGGGAGGAGCGccggggcttcctggaggagaacAAGGCCCTGTGGGAGAACAACAAGCTGAAACTGCAGCAGAAGCTGGTCATCGACACCGTGACCGAGGTCACCGCGCGCATGGAGATGCTCATCGAGGAACTCTACGCCTTCATGCCAGCCAGGAGCAAGGACCCCAAGAAGCCCAGCAGGGTCTGA